A stretch of Lysobacter sp. K5869 DNA encodes these proteins:
- a CDS encoding MAPEG family protein encodes MSMTIAYWCLLAAALLPYLWTAVAKANGQRYDNRDPRGWQARQDNPRSKAAHAAHLNAFEAFPTFAAGVLGAQMAGVDTAWIVCLAIAFVVFRVLHGAFYIGGQPALRSAAWAGGFFCAIALLVLAALAAI; translated from the coding sequence ATGTCGATGACGATCGCGTACTGGTGTCTGCTCGCCGCGGCGCTGCTGCCGTACCTGTGGACCGCCGTCGCCAAGGCCAACGGCCAGCGCTACGACAACCGCGACCCGCGCGGCTGGCAAGCGCGCCAGGACAATCCGCGCTCCAAGGCGGCGCACGCCGCCCACCTCAACGCCTTCGAAGCCTTCCCGACCTTCGCCGCCGGCGTGCTCGGCGCGCAGATGGCCGGCGTCGACACCGCTTGGATCGTTTGCCTCGCCATCGCCTTCGTCGTCTTCCGCGTGCTGCACGGCGCGTTCTACATCGGCGGCCAGCCCGCGCTGCGCAGCGCGGCGTGGGCCGGCGGATTCTTCTGCGCGATCGCGCTGTTGGTGTTGGCCGCGTTGGCGGCGATCTGA
- a CDS encoding anhydro-N-acetylmuramic acid kinase, protein MSDVAAPAGLFLGLMSGTSADGIDAALVRFHAGAAPTRCELVLGRTYAWDAALRERLVALGQGGDARSLEELGTLDIQTAEAFAAAALALLDEAGVAAAQVAAIGSHGQTVRHRPGGAAFDGRHPFTWQIGDGAVIAERTGIATVADFRRRDVAAGGHGAPLMPAFHAARLGSPGEDRAALNLGGIANFTLLPARGEVRGFDTGPANCLMDAWALRHLGQAFDADGAFAAQGEVDPALLARLLDEPWFALPPPKSTGREQFQLGWVDTRLSGGERPQDVQATLLELSAVSIAQALRAQQPRTRRVLACGGGVRNGALLARLAALLPEAVVETTAAFGLDPDFVEAMGFAWLARQTLAGLPGNLPSVTGAKGLRVLGVVHPAA, encoded by the coding sequence ATGAGCGATGTCGCCGCCCCCGCGGGCCTGTTCCTGGGACTGATGTCGGGCACCAGCGCCGACGGCATCGACGCCGCGCTGGTGCGCTTCCACGCCGGCGCCGCGCCGACGCGGTGCGAGCTGGTGCTCGGCCGCACCTACGCCTGGGACGCGGCGCTGCGCGAGCGTCTGGTCGCGCTCGGCCAGGGCGGCGATGCGCGTTCGCTGGAAGAGCTGGGCACGCTCGATATCCAGACCGCCGAGGCCTTCGCCGCCGCCGCGCTGGCCTTGCTCGACGAGGCCGGCGTCGCCGCCGCGCAGGTCGCGGCGATCGGCTCGCACGGCCAGACCGTGCGCCATCGCCCGGGCGGCGCGGCGTTCGACGGCCGGCATCCTTTCACTTGGCAGATCGGCGACGGCGCGGTGATCGCCGAGCGCACCGGTATCGCCACGGTCGCCGATTTCCGCCGCCGCGACGTCGCCGCCGGCGGCCACGGCGCGCCGTTGATGCCGGCGTTCCATGCCGCGCGGCTGGGCTCGCCCGGCGAGGACCGCGCCGCGCTCAATCTCGGCGGCATCGCCAACTTCACCCTGCTGCCGGCGCGCGGCGAGGTGCGCGGGTTCGACACCGGGCCGGCGAATTGTTTGATGGACGCCTGGGCGCTGCGCCACCTGGGGCAGGCCTTCGACGCCGACGGCGCGTTCGCCGCCCAAGGCGAGGTCGACCCGGCGCTGCTGGCGCGGTTGCTGGACGAGCCCTGGTTCGCGCTGCCGCCGCCCAAGAGCACCGGGCGCGAGCAGTTTCAGTTGGGCTGGGTCGACACCCGCCTGAGCGGCGGCGAGCGGCCGCAGGACGTGCAGGCGACGCTGCTGGAGCTCAGCGCGGTCAGCATCGCCCAAGCCCTGCGCGCGCAGCAGCCGCGCACGCGGCGGGTGCTGGCCTGCGGCGGCGGGGTGCGCAACGGCGCGCTGCTGGCGCGGCTGGCGGCGCTGCTGCCGGAGGCGGTGGTGGAGACGACCGCGGCGTTCGGGCTGGATCCGGATTTCGTCGAGGCGATGGGGTTCGCGTGGCTGGCGCGGCAGACGCTGGCGGGGTTGCCGGGGAATTTGCCCAGCGTGACCGGGGCGAAGGGGTTGCGGGTGCTTGGGGTGGTGCATCCGGCTGCCTGA
- a CDS encoding M28 family metallopeptidase, which produces MALSACNKPSADSAAPAQPPADPAAAPVAGDHAFDPAINAADFAQHVKVLASDEFEGRAPGSAGEDKTVQYLEAQFKRMGLKPGNGDSYFQTVPMVETSADENTVLKLDVKGQARELKFGTDMVVGTRTGQPEVKIDASDLVFVGYGVNAPEQQWNDYAGVDVKGKTVVMFVNDPGFHGQDATLFEGKRMTYYGRWTYKFEEAARQGAKAALIVHDDAGASYGWDVVKNSWSGAQFDLPAKDDPEPRLPVQGWITADTARKLFADLGQNLDQLYQAAGKRGFKAIPLQAKASVDLKSKISEKSSRNVIARLDGAKRPDEAIVYMAHWDHLGHHSEEGGHEGHAAAPKGEGHDTIYNGAVDNASGVAGILEIAEAFSKQTPPPDRSLLFLAVTLEESGLLGSKYYVAHPTVPLDKTVAVINLDAMPIIGKARDMTVVGYGSSELEDLLKTVADGQGRVLHAEATPQDGFYFRSDHFNFAKAGVPALYAKGGDDLLEGGVEAGQKAQVDYRDRRYHKPADEFDPNWKLDGVVQDLDALYGVGKTLAGNEQWPNWYEGNAFRAAHDKLMAPAKK; this is translated from the coding sequence CTGGCGCTGAGCGCCTGCAATAAACCGTCCGCCGACAGCGCGGCGCCGGCGCAACCGCCCGCCGACCCGGCCGCCGCGCCGGTCGCCGGCGACCACGCCTTCGACCCGGCGATCAACGCCGCCGACTTCGCCCAGCACGTCAAAGTCCTGGCCTCCGACGAGTTCGAGGGCCGCGCCCCCGGCAGCGCCGGCGAGGACAAGACGGTTCAGTACCTGGAAGCGCAGTTCAAGCGCATGGGCCTGAAGCCGGGCAACGGCGACAGCTATTTCCAGACCGTGCCGATGGTGGAAACCAGCGCCGACGAAAACACGGTGCTCAAGCTCGACGTCAAGGGACAGGCGCGCGAGCTGAAGTTCGGCACCGACATGGTCGTGGGCACCCGCACCGGCCAGCCGGAAGTGAAGATCGACGCCAGCGATCTGGTCTTCGTCGGCTACGGCGTCAACGCGCCGGAGCAGCAGTGGAACGACTACGCCGGCGTCGACGTCAAGGGCAAGACCGTGGTGATGTTCGTCAACGACCCGGGCTTCCACGGCCAGGACGCGACCTTGTTCGAAGGCAAGCGGATGACCTACTACGGCCGCTGGACCTATAAGTTCGAGGAAGCCGCGCGCCAGGGCGCCAAGGCCGCGCTGATCGTGCACGACGACGCCGGCGCGTCCTACGGTTGGGACGTGGTCAAGAATTCGTGGTCCGGCGCGCAGTTCGATCTGCCGGCCAAGGACGATCCGGAACCGCGCCTGCCGGTGCAGGGTTGGATCACCGCCGACACCGCGCGCAAGCTGTTCGCCGATCTCGGCCAGAACCTCGATCAGCTGTATCAGGCCGCCGGCAAGCGCGGCTTCAAGGCGATTCCGCTGCAGGCCAAGGCCTCGGTGGATCTGAAGAGCAAGATCAGCGAGAAGTCCTCGCGCAACGTGATCGCGCGCCTGGACGGCGCCAAGCGTCCCGACGAAGCCATTGTCTACATGGCGCACTGGGACCACCTCGGCCACCACAGCGAGGAAGGCGGCCACGAAGGCCACGCCGCGGCGCCGAAGGGCGAAGGCCACGACACGATCTACAACGGCGCGGTCGACAACGCCTCCGGCGTGGCCGGCATCCTGGAAATCGCCGAGGCCTTCAGCAAGCAGACGCCGCCGCCGGACCGCTCGCTGCTGTTCCTGGCGGTGACGCTGGAAGAATCCGGCCTGCTCGGTTCCAAGTACTACGTCGCCCATCCGACCGTGCCGCTCGACAAGACCGTCGCCGTCATCAACCTCGACGCCATGCCGATCATCGGCAAGGCCCGCGACATGACCGTGGTCGGCTACGGCAGCTCGGAACTGGAAGACTTGCTCAAGACCGTCGCCGACGGACAGGGCCGCGTGCTGCACGCCGAGGCCACGCCGCAGGACGGCTTCTACTTCCGCTCCGATCACTTCAACTTCGCCAAGGCCGGCGTGCCGGCGCTGTACGCCAAGGGCGGCGACGACCTGCTCGAGGGCGGCGTGGAAGCCGGGCAGAAGGCGCAGGTCGACTACCGCGACCGCCGTTACCACAAGCCGGCCGACGAGTTCGATCCGAACTGGAAGCTCGACGGCGTGGTGCAGGATCTCGATGCGCTGTACGGCGTCGGCAAGACCCTGGCCGGCAACGAGCAATGGCCGAACTGGTACGAAGGCAACGCCTTCCGCGCCGCGCACGACAAGCTGATGGCGCCGGCCAAGAAGTAA
- the pyrE gene encoding orotate phosphoribosyltransferase, with protein sequence MTDHRTRFLQLALKADALRFGEFTLKSGRVSPYFFNAGRFDSGAALAALAACYADAVDAAGLEFDLLFGPAYKGIPLASALGCEYAGRGRDLPLAFNRKEAKSHGEGGMLIGAPLAGRRVLIVDDVITAGTAIREALGLIREAGGTVAGIVIALDRQEAVDPAQSRRSAAETVAIEHGLPVISIAGLDDLLAFTGASAEFAAQRERLLAYRAAYGREA encoded by the coding sequence ATGACCGACCACCGCACCCGCTTCCTGCAACTGGCCCTCAAGGCCGACGCCCTGCGCTTCGGCGAGTTCACCCTCAAGTCCGGCCGGGTCAGTCCCTACTTCTTCAACGCCGGCCGCTTCGACTCCGGCGCCGCGCTGGCCGCGCTGGCCGCCTGCTACGCCGACGCGGTCGACGCCGCCGGGCTCGAGTTCGACCTGCTGTTCGGCCCGGCCTACAAGGGCATCCCGCTGGCCAGCGCGCTGGGCTGCGAGTACGCCGGCCGCGGCCGCGACCTGCCGCTGGCGTTCAACCGCAAGGAAGCCAAGAGCCACGGCGAGGGCGGGATGCTGATCGGCGCGCCGCTGGCCGGGCGGCGGGTGCTGATCGTCGACGACGTGATCACCGCCGGCACCGCGATCCGCGAAGCGCTGGGGCTGATCCGCGAGGCCGGCGGCACGGTCGCCGGGATCGTGATCGCGCTCGACCGGCAGGAAGCCGTCGACCCTGCACAATCCCGACGCTCGGCGGCAGAAACTGTCGCAATCGAACACGGCCTGCCCGTGATCTCGATCGCCGGGCTGGACGATCTGCTCGCCTTCACCGGCGCCAGCGCCGAGTTCGCCGCCCAGCGCGAACGCCTGCTCGCCTACCGCGCCGCCTACGGCCGCGAGGCCTGA
- the tyrS gene encoding tyrosine--tRNA ligase, producing the protein MSTSVQEALDLIARGADEIIKLEELEARLKLGRPLRIKAGFDPTAPDLHLGHTVLLNKMRQFQDLGHQVIFLIGDFTGMIGDPTGKNVTRKPLTREDVLANAETYAEQVFKVLDKERTEVRFNSEWFGQMGAADMIKLAAQHTVARMLERDDFAKRYAGQQPIAIHEFLYPLVQGYDSVALKCDVELGGTDQKFNLLMGRGLQEHHGQPAQIVLTMPLLEGLDGVNKMSKSLGNYIGINEPAIDIVTKAMKIDDTLMWRWIDLLSFEISIAEAARLKQEIEAGQLNPRDLKLRLARELAARFHGAAAAETAVEGWNAAVRGEGDLSSLPLTDVTVPAEGLRIAALLTAAGLTPSNSEANRKLKERAVKVDGTVVEDAQQVFAPGFEGVLTVGKRTFARVRLISA; encoded by the coding sequence GTGTCGACATCCGTACAAGAAGCCCTGGATCTGATCGCCCGCGGCGCCGACGAAATCATCAAGCTCGAAGAGCTCGAAGCCCGCCTCAAGCTGGGCCGCCCGCTGCGGATCAAGGCCGGCTTCGACCCGACCGCGCCCGATCTGCACCTGGGCCACACCGTGCTGCTCAACAAGATGCGGCAGTTCCAGGACCTGGGGCATCAGGTGATCTTCCTGATCGGCGACTTCACCGGAATGATCGGCGACCCGACCGGCAAGAACGTCACCCGCAAGCCGCTGACCCGCGAGGACGTGCTCGCCAACGCCGAGACCTACGCCGAGCAGGTGTTCAAGGTGCTGGATAAGGAACGCACCGAGGTGCGCTTCAACTCCGAATGGTTCGGCCAGATGGGCGCGGCCGACATGATCAAGCTCGCCGCGCAGCACACCGTCGCGCGCATGCTCGAGCGCGACGACTTCGCCAAGCGCTACGCCGGCCAGCAGCCGATCGCGATCCACGAATTCCTGTATCCGCTGGTGCAGGGCTACGACTCGGTGGCGCTTAAGTGCGACGTCGAGCTCGGCGGCACCGACCAGAAGTTCAACCTGCTGATGGGCCGCGGCCTGCAGGAGCACCACGGCCAGCCGGCGCAGATCGTGCTGACCATGCCGCTGCTGGAGGGGCTGGACGGCGTCAACAAGATGTCCAAGTCGCTGGGCAACTACATCGGCATCAATGAGCCGGCGATCGACATCGTCACCAAGGCGATGAAGATCGACGACACCTTGATGTGGCGGTGGATCGATCTGCTCAGCTTCGAGATCTCGATCGCCGAGGCGGCGCGCCTGAAGCAGGAGATCGAAGCGGGGCAGCTGAATCCGCGCGACCTGAAGCTGCGGCTGGCGCGCGAGCTGGCGGCGCGGTTCCATGGCGCGGCGGCGGCGGAGACGGCGGTGGAGGGGTGGAATGCGGCCGTGCGCGGCGAGGGCGATTTGTCGTCGTTGCCGCTGACGGATGTGACCGTGCCGGCCGAAGGCCTGCGCATTGCTGCCTTGTTGACCGCGGCCGGGTTGACGCCGAGCAATTCGGAAGCCAATCGCAAGCTCAAGGAGCGGGCGGTGAAGGTCGACGGCACCGTAGTAGAGGATGCCCAGCAGGTGTTCGCCCCCGGTTTCGAGGGCGTCCTGACCGTGGGCAAGCGCACTTTCGCCCGCGTTCGTCTGATTTCCGCCTGA
- a CDS encoding GNAT family N-acetyltransferase, with protein MTETSATDRPAPPAVRVGVVSPMLAPSVRALQVAPEQLQFVGDTAYNLEQTRLDPNSEAMAVLAGERVVGFYRLDFSVEAIAGRALGEPSVGLRAYAIDQREQGRGYGTAAMRACIEDLRRRYPERRLLALTVNVRNQPAIAAYLKAGFYDTGELYHGGPSGPQHLMLFRLAPASPSPTATAP; from the coding sequence ATGACCGAAACCTCCGCGACCGACCGTCCCGCGCCGCCCGCCGTGCGGGTCGGCGTGGTCTCGCCGATGCTGGCTCCGTCCGTGCGCGCGCTGCAGGTCGCGCCGGAGCAACTGCAGTTCGTCGGCGACACCGCCTACAACCTCGAACAGACCCGCCTGGACCCGAACAGCGAGGCCATGGCGGTGCTGGCCGGCGAGCGCGTGGTCGGCTTCTACCGCCTGGATTTCAGCGTCGAGGCCATCGCGGGCCGGGCTTTGGGCGAGCCCAGCGTGGGCCTGCGCGCGTACGCGATCGACCAGCGCGAGCAAGGCCGCGGCTACGGCACCGCGGCGATGCGCGCCTGCATCGAGGACCTGCGCCGGCGCTACCCGGAACGGCGCCTGCTGGCACTGACGGTGAACGTGCGCAACCAGCCGGCCATCGCGGCTTATCTGAAGGCCGGGTTCTACGACACCGGCGAGCTCTACCACGGCGGCCCGTCCGGCCCGCAGCACCTGATGCTGTTCCGGCTCGCCCCCGCCTCCCCTTCCCCCACTGCGACCGCGCCATGA
- a CDS encoding 2OG-Fe dioxygenase family protein: MTVPPSSDHEEFARSIRDTGFRFVAGADMRGHLLQHGSLDDWDAFAASWNDLAPDVYLAQVGRHRRRRHAVYRAGREGAIELQPHQPHYQALAYNALQGDIERWFEPVREDVADGASLRTVLSFCRDFFSTLAPQTSAWHVELHQFRIEAGPDHEGQPTPEGVHRDGVDYVLVLLIDRHNIVRGTTTIHDRDGTQLGSFTLTAPLDAALVDDARVFHGVTAVTPQDPSREAHRDVLVVTFRAKG, encoded by the coding sequence ATGACCGTCCCGCCCTCGTCCGATCACGAAGAGTTCGCCCGTTCCATCCGCGACACCGGCTTCCGTTTCGTCGCCGGCGCCGACATGCGCGGGCATTTACTGCAGCACGGCTCGCTCGACGACTGGGACGCGTTCGCCGCGAGCTGGAACGATCTCGCGCCCGACGTTTATCTGGCCCAGGTCGGCCGCCATCGCCGCCGCCGCCACGCCGTGTACCGCGCCGGACGCGAAGGCGCGATCGAGCTCCAGCCGCATCAGCCGCATTATCAAGCGCTCGCTTACAACGCCTTGCAAGGCGACATCGAGCGCTGGTTCGAGCCGGTGCGCGAAGACGTCGCCGACGGCGCCAGCCTGCGCACCGTGTTGAGCTTCTGCCGCGATTTCTTCTCCACGCTGGCGCCGCAGACTTCGGCCTGGCACGTCGAACTGCATCAGTTCCGCATCGAAGCCGGCCCCGACCACGAAGGCCAGCCCACGCCCGAAGGCGTGCACCGCGACGGCGTCGACTACGTGCTGGTGCTGCTCATCGACCGCCACAATATCGTGCGCGGCACCACCACCATCCACGACCGCGACGGCACCCAACTCGGCAGCTTCACCCTCACCGCTCCGCTCGATGCGGCCTTGGTCGACGACGCCCGCGTGTTTCACGGCGTGACCGCGGTGACGCCGCAGGATCCCTCGCGCGAGGCGCATCGGGATGTGTTGGTGGTGACGTTCAGGGCCAAGGGCTGA
- a CDS encoding exodeoxyribonuclease III — translation MRIISFNANGLRSAKTKGFFDWFKAQNADVLCVQETKAQEHQLAGPEFLPDGYRAFFRDAITKKGYSGVAIYAKREPDEVRTALGWAPFDDEGRYIEARFGNLSVVSFYIPSGSSGDLRQGFKFEVMEWLKPILDQWLASGRDYVLCGDWNIVRSRLDIKNWTSNQKNSGCLPPERDWLNGVCADDSGWVDAYRALNAEGQDYTWWSNRGAARANDVGWRIDYQFATPSLRAKLRGCSILKDPRFSDHAPFTVDYDV, via the coding sequence ATGCGCATCATCAGTTTCAACGCCAACGGCCTGCGTTCGGCCAAGACCAAAGGCTTCTTCGACTGGTTCAAGGCCCAAAACGCCGACGTGTTGTGCGTGCAGGAGACCAAGGCCCAGGAGCACCAGCTCGCCGGCCCGGAGTTCCTGCCCGACGGCTACCGCGCGTTCTTCCGCGACGCGATCACCAAGAAGGGCTACAGCGGCGTGGCGATCTACGCCAAGCGCGAGCCCGACGAAGTGCGCACCGCGCTGGGCTGGGCGCCGTTCGACGACGAAGGCCGCTACATCGAAGCGCGCTTCGGCAATCTCAGCGTGGTCTCGTTCTACATCCCCTCGGGCTCGTCCGGCGATCTGCGCCAGGGCTTCAAGTTCGAGGTGATGGAGTGGCTCAAGCCGATCCTCGATCAGTGGTTGGCGAGCGGCCGCGACTACGTCCTGTGCGGCGACTGGAACATCGTGCGCAGCCGCCTGGACATCAAGAACTGGACCAGCAACCAGAAGAACTCCGGCTGCCTGCCGCCCGAGCGCGATTGGCTCAACGGCGTGTGCGCCGACGACAGCGGCTGGGTCGACGCCTACCGCGCGCTCAACGCCGAAGGCCAGGACTACACCTGGTGGAGCAACCGCGGCGCCGCGCGCGCCAACGACGTGGGTTGGCGCATCGACTACCAGTTCGCCACCCCGAGCCTGCGCGCCAAGCTGCGCGGCTGTTCGATCCTGAAAGACCCGCGCTTCTCCGACCACGCGCCGTTCACGGTCGACTATGACGTCTGA
- a CDS encoding M23 family metallopeptidase, translating into MTVPEQASSVGAERRERLKALREKALKRKVLARHLSDGFNGRWTGRQWVQAGLFATLGMMIAAVIPGFSQSTASVRAHEPRQSLALALPPLTLARLKGETGDSWQLVRVNRGQTLGSVFKDMDIPKSTMSQILEQPGARDALMRMKPGTELGFDIPVNGSLRTFRYDQDEGHRVELSIAGDKVTDKKVIARQSQVRTVVLSGKVGKSLFRSARKVGLTPANINTLTDDIFKYDIDFNEDVGGDDRFSVVVEQTWREGELISTGPILAATFTSDGKLHTGFRFDRGGKPEYFTGDGRPLKKSFIRMPIPYARLTSGFGSRRHPVLGSIRMHAGVDYAAGTGTPIMAAGDARVQFVGWKGGYGRAVILDHGRGYTTLYGHMSNFSKIKPGQRIPQGTVIGYVGASGLATGPHLHYEFRVNGVHRNPLSITMPPPEPLSGVALTQFRQQNAVALARIRQVENVIYADAGPTAAPVAAPAAAGKAVAVAKTKKKKTSRG; encoded by the coding sequence ATGACAGTACCCGAGCAGGCTTCCAGTGTGGGCGCCGAACGACGCGAACGCCTGAAAGCCCTGCGCGAGAAAGCACTGAAACGGAAGGTTCTGGCGCGCCATCTGTCCGACGGCTTCAACGGCCGTTGGACCGGCCGCCAATGGGTCCAGGCCGGCCTGTTCGCCACCCTGGGCATGATGATCGCCGCGGTGATTCCCGGTTTCAGCCAGTCCACCGCCTCGGTGCGCGCGCACGAGCCGCGCCAGTCGCTGGCCCTGGCGCTGCCGCCGCTGACCTTGGCCCGGCTCAAGGGCGAAACCGGCGACAGCTGGCAGCTGGTGCGGGTCAACCGCGGCCAGACCCTGGGCTCGGTGTTCAAGGACATGGACATCCCCAAGTCCACGATGAGCCAGATCCTCGAGCAGCCCGGCGCGCGCGACGCGCTGATGCGGATGAAGCCGGGCACCGAGCTGGGCTTCGACATTCCGGTCAACGGCTCGCTGCGCACCTTCCGCTACGACCAGGACGAAGGCCATCGGGTCGAGCTGAGCATCGCCGGCGACAAGGTCACCGATAAGAAAGTCATCGCCCGCCAGAGCCAGGTGCGCACCGTGGTGCTCAGCGGCAAGGTCGGCAAGTCGCTGTTCCGTTCGGCGCGCAAGGTCGGTTTGACTCCGGCCAACATCAACACGCTGACCGACGACATCTTCAAGTACGACATCGACTTCAACGAGGACGTCGGCGGCGACGACCGCTTCAGCGTGGTGGTCGAGCAGACCTGGCGCGAGGGCGAGCTGATCAGCACCGGCCCGATCCTGGCCGCGACCTTCACCAGCGACGGCAAGCTGCACACCGGCTTCCGCTTCGACCGCGGCGGCAAGCCCGAGTACTTCACCGGCGACGGCCGTCCGCTGAAGAAGAGCTTCATCCGCATGCCGATCCCGTACGCGCGCCTGACCTCGGGCTTCGGCAGCCGCCGCCACCCGGTGCTGGGCAGCATCCGCATGCACGCCGGCGTGGACTACGCGGCCGGCACCGGCACGCCGATCATGGCCGCCGGCGACGCGCGCGTGCAGTTCGTCGGCTGGAAGGGCGGCTACGGCCGCGCGGTGATCCTCGATCACGGCCGCGGCTACACCACGCTGTACGGCCACATGTCGAACTTCAGCAAGATCAAGCCGGGCCAGCGCATTCCGCAAGGCACGGTGATCGGCTACGTCGGCGCCTCGGGGCTGGCCACCGGGCCGCACCTGCATTACGAATTCCGGGTCAACGGCGTGCACCGCAATCCGCTGTCGATCACCATGCCGCCGCCGGAGCCGCTCAGCGGCGTGGCGCTGACGCAGTTCCGCCAGCAGAACGCGGTGGCGCTGGCGCGCATCCGTCAGGTCGAGAACGTCATCTACGCCGATGCCGGCCCGACCGCCGCGCCGGTCGCGGCGCCGGCGGCCGCCGGCAAGGCCGTGGCGGTGGCGAAGACCAAGAAGAAAAAGACCTCGCGCGGTTGA
- a CDS encoding MFS transporter: MTSEAGASNAADSAPAAAPARPAKKGWRLVLSNLGQPKVLTMLLLGFSSGIPIYLVGNTLGYWMRENGIELDMIGFLSWVGLAYSLKFAWAPLVDKIDAPVLGRWLGRRRGWMLLSQIVAAAALVGMALVEPRQGQLLLGGVALNQLTVFGALALVVAFASATQDIVIDAWRIESADNGEQQGLLTSTSTLGYRGALLVTDSLILILAAHAGWQLSYEIMALLLAVGVVATLTAREPQASVIAAATPHPALFTARGLFDAMIGPFVAFFRQHGRMALLILLAISLYRLPDFLLGPMANPFYADLKLDKETVGAVRGSFGLVATIAGVAAAGLTAVRFGFIPTLIAGAVLGPASNLAFAYLALHGNDSTVFTSAMVIDNFCNGYAGVALVGYMSSLTNVGYTATQYALLSSFYALLGKLLKGLSGVAVTELAAGRTLLEGYALFFVGTAVVGVPALLLCLALAWRRPAAVADPAAP, from the coding sequence ATGACGTCTGAGGCCGGCGCCTCGAACGCGGCCGACTCCGCGCCCGCCGCCGCGCCCGCGCGGCCGGCCAAGAAGGGCTGGCGGCTGGTGCTGAGCAACCTCGGTCAGCCCAAAGTGCTGACCATGCTGCTGCTCGGCTTCAGCTCGGGCATCCCGATCTACCTGGTCGGCAACACGCTCGGCTACTGGATGCGCGAGAACGGCATCGAGCTGGACATGATCGGCTTCCTGTCCTGGGTCGGTCTGGCGTATTCGCTGAAATTCGCCTGGGCGCCGCTGGTCGACAAGATCGACGCGCCGGTGCTGGGCCGCTGGCTCGGCCGCCGCCGCGGCTGGATGCTGTTGTCGCAGATCGTCGCCGCGGCCGCCTTGGTCGGCATGGCGCTGGTCGAACCGCGCCAAGGCCAGTTGCTGCTCGGCGGCGTCGCGCTCAACCAACTCACCGTGTTCGGCGCGCTGGCGCTGGTGGTGGCGTTCGCTTCGGCGACCCAGGACATCGTCATCGACGCCTGGCGCATCGAGAGCGCCGACAACGGCGAGCAGCAAGGCCTGCTGACCTCGACCTCGACCTTGGGCTATCGCGGCGCGCTGTTGGTCACCGACTCGCTGATCCTGATCCTGGCCGCGCACGCGGGCTGGCAGCTGTCGTACGAAATCATGGCGCTGCTGCTCGCGGTCGGCGTGGTCGCCACGCTGACCGCGCGCGAGCCGCAGGCCAGCGTGATCGCCGCGGCCACGCCGCACCCGGCGCTGTTCACCGCGCGCGGCCTGTTCGACGCGATGATCGGCCCGTTCGTGGCCTTCTTCCGCCAGCACGGCCGCATGGCCCTGCTGATCCTGCTGGCGATCAGCCTGTACCGCCTGCCGGACTTCCTGCTCGGGCCGATGGCCAACCCGTTCTACGCCGACCTGAAGCTGGACAAGGAAACCGTCGGCGCGGTGCGCGGCTCGTTCGGGCTGGTCGCGACCATCGCCGGCGTCGCCGCCGCCGGCCTGACCGCGGTGCGCTTCGGCTTCATCCCGACGTTGATCGCAGGCGCCGTGCTCGGCCCGGCCTCGAATCTGGCCTTCGCCTATCTGGCCCTGCACGGCAACGATTCGACCGTGTTCACCTCGGCCATGGTCATCGACAACTTCTGCAACGGCTACGCCGGGGTCGCCCTGGTCGGCTACATGTCGAGCCTGACCAACGTCGGCTACACCGCCACCCAGTACGCCCTGTTGAGTTCGTTCTATGCCTTGCTGGGCAAGCTGCTCAAGGGCCTGTCCGGGGTCGCGGTGACCGAGCTGGCGGCCGGGCGGACCTTGCTCGAGGGCTATGCGCTGTTCTTCGTCGGCACCGCCGTGGTCGGCGTGCCGGCGCTGCTGCTGTGCCTGGCGCTGGCGTGGCGGCGGCCGGCGGCGGTCGCGGATCCGGCCGCGCCGTAA